The genomic window GCACAAAATGGTGCAGTGATATATTCTAACAATGATGACCGTGTGCTACTTGGTGGAGCTACTGTTCTTTTAATCCAGAATAACAAAGCTTTACAGCTAGGAGGAGCtatatatttatttaaaaaTTCATCAATAATGTTTGATCAAAACTGTGATGTTGTATTCCATAATAACACAGCAATTCAACAAGGAGGAGCAATATACTTATATGATAATGCCAAACTGATCAGCATGGACCATTCTAATATCACATTTCATACCAATTCTGCTCACCAGCATGGAGGAGCTATTTATATATTTGATAATTCAGTAGTGAGATTTAATGGAAATTCTCATATTTCATTTACAAATAATAGAGCATTGCAGCTAGGAGGAGCTGTATATCTGGCTGATAACACTAGCATGACATTTAATTGCCATACTAATGTATCTTTTAACAATAACACAGCAGTGCAAAATGGTGGGGCCTTATATTTAATCAGCCAATCAACTATTTCATTCAAAGGATACTCTGCAGTTGTCTTTAGTAACAACAGAGCTACACTAAGTGGTGGAGCTATATATTCTGTCGAAAAATGCTCTATCACTATTGATGAATATTGCAATACAATATTTTCCAACAACACGTGCAACTTACAAGGTGGAGGTATGTATTTGCATGATAGAACTAATCTTATTGTTACAGAATACAGTAAAGTCACATTTCATGACAACATAGCCACTAGAGGTGGAGGTGGGATATATTCTTTTGATCATTCTATCACTGTCATCGAAGATTATTCTAATGTTACTTTTCTTAATAACAAAGCAGAACAACATGGTGGGGCCATACATTGTGATAGACATTCTGACATTTATTTAGAAGAAAACATATCGGTGATATTTACATGCAACACTGCTGAGCGTGGTGGAGCTATTTCAATAATTCAGTCTAGCATAACATTTAACAGCAGTGTTTCAACAATATTTGAAATGAACAGTGCAGAAAATGGTGGAGCTATTTCTATTCAGCAATCTACTCTAACATTTtctgaaaaattaatgtttatcAGTAACACAGCCAGGGGTAATGGAGGTGCCATACATCTCAGCAACAATTATACTGCAAGATTTAACAATGATTCAAATATTAGTTTCTTTTATAATACTGCTAATCGATATGGTGGGGCCATATATAGTGAACTATTACAAAGTGATGAAAATAAATTAATCTTtaacacagaaaaaattgattTTAACAGCAGCAATGCCTTAACAGGAGCTGATGTGTACATCGATATACCAACATCATGTAATGAGACCTGTTTGAACAACAGCATCGTTGGCATTAACAAAAGGTCACTATTAAACAGCTCATTAAATGATCACATCACTACTCCCCTCAGTAAACTAGAATTTTATGGTATCAAATGTGTTGATAACCACACCAACACAAGCTGCCATATCTATATGATTAAGAATATAATGCTTGGTCATGAAATCATAATTGATGCCTGTGTACAAGATTTTTATGATCGGCCTGCTGATGCTACACAATTTGTAGTTAGTGGAAATAATCACAATCATAGTATTAATGGATCACAAGTGCTGGTATCATGTACAACATTTCAAGGAATCAGTGTAATAGGAAAGAGAATTTCTAATGCAACCAATTTTTCAATAGGCATTACTTCAAATCATGGCAGTAAATCTAATTTACAAACAATATCTGTGGAACTAATAACTCAACTATCACCATGTCACCCTGGTTTCCACTATGACAATAatacacaaacatgtttatGCTACAATGATAGCAATATTGTGTCTTGTTCGGGTGGCACATCATCTATTAAAAGAGGTTACTGGTTCGGTGAAGTTAATGATAAAGCTACAGTGGCAATTTGTCCAAATAGTTACTGTAATTTCACTTGTTGTGAAACAGCTAATGGATTTTTTAAACTTTCACCAGACAGAGCAAATCAGTGTAATTCACACAGATCTGGTACAGCTTGTGGTAACTGTAAGGAAGGCTATACTCTTTCATTTGATTCTATAAAATGTGTAAGTATTTTCACGTGTACAACAGAACAGACAGTACTTGTGGTAACATTATCAATCCTTTACTGGGTGGTCATAGTTACATCAGTGTTCATTGTGACATACTATCACGTTGGGATTGGTTATTTGTAtgctattacatactattacagtatggtAGATGTTTTACTGAGTGAACGCTTGTACTCATCACAAGGATTATTTACATTTATTAACGTAATGTCCAGTATTGCAAAAGTCACACCACAATTTTTAGGACAGCTCTGTTTAGTAACTGATATGAGTGGAATTGACCAACAGTTCATTCATTATGTCCATCCACTAGCTGTTGCTATCATCATAGTAGTAATCTGCCAATCAGCAAGAATATCATACAAGTTTTCATCATTTGTGAGTAAAGGAATTATCCATGTTATCTCTTTCCTTCTATTGCTATCATATACTTCTGTGGCAACAACTTTATTACTGCTATTGAGGTCACTGACATTAGATAATGTGgataaggtttacacttaccTGTCACCTGACATAGAGTATTTTCATGGTCATCATCTACCATATGTTATCATAGCAATAGTATGTTCACTAATCATCGTGATGGGTCTTCCGCTTTTACTGCTGCTAGAACCATTCTTTAACCACAAGATAAACTTTACTAGGATAAAGCCATTTttggatcagtttcaaggatgctacaaagacaagtatcgtagttttgcagcttattacatgATATGTCGACTGGTGATTATTCTGATAATCATTGCTAATCCATCCAACAATAACACCACCCAGTATTTATTGATCATTGCTAACTCCACACTAGCTTTGATACATTTGATGTTAAAGCCATATGGATCTAACATTCTTAATTTGTTTGATGGTTTTGTGTTGCAGCTgatgattgtggtttcaatgGTACCACTTATTGACAGCTATGATCCTGATTTATTGCTATCATTTATGTTTGTATTAGTTATACTACCCTTAATACCATTTCTGCTAATGGAAATTTACCTTTACAAAAGGAAAATTAAGAAAATCACTAAATATTTTGTACCACCTAAACCTGACACCACTAATGACAACAATGAGGTACCGATGAGAGAAGAATTTGTTGAGAGTGTTATTGATGATAGCAGGAGGGTGAATGCTACTATATGTGAAATGTAAGTATACCACATTGTGGGCCAGAAGTAATATATACGTGAtactttgtacactgtacaaTATAGATAAAATACAGATAAAATCGTATAAGTGTATCATTACACAGTCAACCAAAGTGCAGGCTGTAACTGTAAACTCTTTACATTTGCAGTCTTCTCAATAAGTAAATAATTATCTTTTTAGCTCTGATTTTTCTGCTATAAAGATTTCTTGTTTCCTCTTGCGGTACCATCCCTGAGAaactaattacaatttttcCAGCTAAACTTGCAGCAGAAAGAACAAAATGCTGACACAATAGGTGCAAATTTTGTAAAGTGAATATAAGGGATCATAAACTTTGCACATACTTCAGCAAAATTGTTTTGTTATGTTGAAAACAAGTAATgagtgagatactctaatagaacagtctcaaATCATAGCTATGTATTTCAGTACAATATAAATTAAAGTTCAGCAAAATATCACACATATGACATAAGAGACGGAAAATAAAACCTGCTTTAAGGAAAACTGCATAGGTGGGAAAATCTAAACACTGAAAGCGACATGAGCATCAGATTACTGTTATAGGTAAAACAATACTGCACTGTAACCTTTTGTGTACTTTTACATTTGCTACTAAACTTTGATAATAATTTTTATGTTATGCTGCAagcctacataattatgtaagtaAATCTATCAAACAATGTTCTCAGAACCCTATCAATATTTCTAGTACTGTTTCTGAATGTTACTGTACACATCATGCTTTATCATGTGATTGTTGTCATGGCACATGTTATGCTCTCTATATTCTTACATATAGCCGAGAATCAGAGATTGATGATGTCACTCACTATCGTGAATCCTTCATGGAAGTGATGGATGAGATTGAAGACTGACTGTATACTATGAGATGTGAACAATGACAAGTGTAGattgtatgcatatacagtgtgtcacacatacatgtatcCCCCTAATGTGTGTTGTAGAACTTTCAGTTTTAGATGTAATAGCTGTAGTGCATAATAgtaccgtaaatcaggaaataTTCGTAGTCAAAAAATTTTCGTCACTGGATGTGCCAACAAAAATTAAAGTAATGAattattttttaattattatatggatatgaaaaaggtaccttttcacaaatccagccACATATGTCACATTGTTGCAAGTAATGTTGTTAGAATTAAACTTTGTATTGATAAGCAGGAATATGCATATATACAAGAACTGAAATATACAATCATAAGCAAATTTATCCCATTCATCTAACTTATCAAGTTAGGAAAGAATTATTGCAGCTAGTGACTAATGTAGTTTTGTTGTGTATCAAAATACCTGTCATATCAAACTTCAGCCCATTTATTTCTGAGTAATAGAGTACAAAAAGCTGCCTTTAcaatttcccaccattttaaaTAGGTTTTTCTCTATTTGTGTTGCTGGATGATGAGTCCTCACAAGGGGTGGGTGGCACAAAAAAATGTACTGAGAAATAGTATGCAGCTGCAGTGTTTTACAGAGTACTTTTCTGTACTACGAGAGACCCTATAAGATTATGGAATTCTGAGACAAGCTACAGTAATATAATTACAAGCTACTTCATAGGGCATTATTAAAAAAGAAAACACTGAGAAATAACTTTTGTAAATAGTGGGATTATTCCAAAAGAATACTGCACAATGTATTTCACTTTACGAACAGTGATAACTAACAATAAAATTAGCATACTTTATAGAATTTGTCGTATGCTGTAAAATACTGTAAAGAATTGTATAACTATAGTATGCCCATGTGTTTAGATGCAGCTTTGTGCATAGTGTAGTTTTCAATATGCTGAGGAAGACATCACAGTTTTTGGTTTGTGGTGCCAGAGATGAGCTGAAATAAACTGACACCTTAGTGAGTTGCAATTGTTGCCTGTGTGAGTGCAAGCAGTTAAAGGTTTTCACAGTGAATGCAGAAAGTCATGCCTAGATAACTTTGGTCAATCATTTTTGCATGCACTATTGCTATTGTGTGTTAGTTCATTATGAAAATTCTTGATGGCATTCTTGCTATAGGCATTGGCTAACAAACAATTGGCAGTTGGTCATGAGTGCTGATAGAGactcataattatattatactggAATTAGATTTATAGTTGGAGTTTAGAGTTATCTGCCATTGATTGGAAACCGACAACAGTTGTAAGACAACAGGTgaagtatatatattaatacctAAGTTATGGTtgtaaaattttacaatttCAAGATTATAATGTTTAAGAATCCGCTTCCTCTGGAAAGCAAGTATGTCAGTTAACATACTGCATATGCATAGGGTGTCACTGTAGTAAAAATACATGTTCGATACAATGCATAATTAATAAATATGGTTACAAcccaaataatattattatagtcagGCAGCTTAATGGCAATTTGTGGACATTCCTGAAAATAAAAACACGAAAATCTGTTTCATTTGAATAGGAGCCACCTTATCACCATATAAGGCTACATAcatttattattagttttatcaTCCACCAATgctcaaaataattatacaacgaTGGACATGGGCAGGATGATTTACATTAGGTAGTTGAATAGCATATATAATAGCTCACATGACCAAGAATGGAATTTGTGACTACTCTATAGCCATCATGGTGTGACAAGAAAAAATAGGATGCTGGCAGGAATGAGAAACTAGCTATTAAGTTCAGGACATAACTGTATTGATACATTAGCCAACTACCATCAACCATTTTAAGGAGGATACTGAATCAAATTACTTCTTGTTTTTCCAACTACTTACTGCAACAATAATTGAACATTTTACCCCTGTTAGTTACAGTACTAATATAATGCACACCTGAGCATTTATATATAATCTGACTTGAGTGTGCAGATACATTGATGTATCCAATAAAACAATTTTTGAGTCTGATTTCAGAAAAGCTATTATAAACATGCCAGTAGGCAtaaacctattatgctggaataattttgagcacgATAGATAACCTGTCCTGAAGCATCAGGTGTACTGCTAGTATAATAGAGGCAAAATAAGTATGTAATACTGTAGGCTATGGCTGCAAAATGCTTGTTAAGGGAAAAAGTCGAACATTCTCTTTCACAGCAGTCAGGACATACGTATACAATCATAATATTTTTAATGCATCTTTATGTTTGCTTTCATATTATTGAAAGCTATCATCATTTTATCAGAAAGTGTGTGCAAAATTAAACTTATCTAGCACAACATGGGCAATTGCCACTGAGACATAATGTTGGAATAGACCTACATAAACCCAATGAATTGAATATTTGAGCACAGTAGCATAACATGATAGGTAAATTAAAAGCATAACAATATGCTTGTGTTGATGCCAGAAAAGTGTatgtacagttctgtaaaggACAAGATTCTTATATCCACACAAATAGGGTGGTATAATAAACTTTCATGAGCTTTAATTTCATATTACTGACAGGCCATTATTCCTAATTCCCTATGTCCTAGCTACAACTTAATCTTTATCCATACAATTTTTACTTGTAATCTTTTCGAGTGGTTGGATATAAATTAAAGTACTGCATCCAAACTACCCACTTTGTTGGGTCATGATTATTATAAAGTAGACCTCATCACATAATATGAAATTAGACCTTCAATTATCTGACCTAAAATtggagtgactgttctattagagtatattgggTACagtgtacgttctattagagtgtttcaaaaAGAAATTCACAAGTAGTGTTGCACATTTCATGTTCGTCATTGTGTAGGCTTATCCCACTTTATTGTACGTAAACATGTTGATAatgttttatttttgtacataAAGTCAAGAAAACTGTGCAGTTTAGACTGAGAAATAAGTTCATCGAGACAACAAAAAGTACAGAGTCCAAACATCAATGTATTTTACTGCAGCTCCATGCTAACTACTATTAGCTTCAATGGATTTTATACTGATCAGAGTTCAGGTATCTACGTAGTTACTTCCGTATCTTTATCAGCACAAAATGAGAACTGATGTAGCTACAACAGATTTAGAATTCTCCATTATAAGCGATATGTACATGTTCACTCCTTTGTAGTAAAAATAAAGTTTGAGTTGTAAAAAGAGTGGTACAATATAACTAGTTGTTGGAGTTGTTTCTAACATCCATTGTTCAGTTATTTTATTGCTAAAATTTTGGGAGGTACATACCAGACCTCCTGAAATCCTACCATATAAATCCTTTTACGCTCTGTATAATGTCAGCTTCAGAACGACATGTCGGTATACTTATCATTTTGACaatcccacgcactgggatttaaATAGTTTTGTAAAGATTGGCAAAACAAGAGTAATATAGTATAAACACACCTGTGCATTTTCATGGATGACAAAAACAACATACCTTGTACATgaataaatataatatgtagTATAACTCTGTGTATAACAAGTTTATGATGTTGCTGGTAGTACTGAAGTGTTGAAGGAGAAATTTTAGTAGTTGAGGGCACACAATAGTGCCACTCCCCTCTTGATCCAGTGAAATTGCTCTTTACTGGATGGTACCTCAACAGCCACCACATAGTTAGTAGAGTGACCAGTAGTGGATAATGTTCCTGTAGTAGTGTTATAATAACAAAGTATGCCAGCTAATATTATAATCTTGTATATAACATAAACAACACTACAATAGCAATAGGTGTAACAACTACAAGTGCACGACATTAGAATTAATCTCAAGAAGATATTAGGGTATGCCCATAAACTCTCTTAACATTTAGAGTACTTTGG from Dysidea avara chromosome 2, odDysAvar1.4, whole genome shotgun sequence includes these protein-coding regions:
- the LOC136248144 gene encoding uncharacterized protein; translated protein: MYGGAIYQTHSTQSFEGNSVVTFIGNSAEDYGGAVFSEWMSNITFSNSSNITFTDNKASDGGAVYCQHSGITVTGRSSVTFHDNHATSYGGGILFDYSSIINQGSSIVTFNGNNASFGGAIYSKQYSDVRFVENSMVAFLDNYVVRDGGAVLSHNNSNITFDDHTVVKFNRNSAGNGETILSRYDCQISYNDNSSVIFANNTATRGGGAVYCDVHCGISFDGSASVTFTNNSAETGGSVHCNDNSFLIFKGRSNSTFINNTATHGGAVYSTTMSYIICEDYSNITLADNLATQNGGAISSVNASNITFNGNAVVLLNHNVANQNGAAMYIFSFSNIILNENSNLLLQSNLAVKNGGAVYSSDNTSIVSKGMSSITSRRNTAKYGAVIYLNSHSTLSFKQNSNIMFDDNSANFGAAIASLHLTNVMFGDNSIVSFNNNTATRGGGAVYCDEHCGISFDGSTSVKFTNNSAVTGGSVHCNDNSYILYKGISTVQFINNRAIDGGAIYSDKLSFLTFDQSSNVSFCHNTADKNGGAISAMDESNVTVTGHSRVLFSSNVAMKNGAAIYCNVLTQVVISENSTVVIQNNQAMQHGGAIYLEVNSVALFESQSRTIFQSNKATIGGGAMYFIQFSNVIIHENTSMDFIENYASIGGGIMSINRSDITFNGTSRVTFNNNTATTFGGAVFCDEHCHVSFDGSTSVTFTNNSAETGGAVQCNNNSYVLCTGNSTLNFTYNEATQGGAIHTLTMSNTIFEGYSKVILNNNKANQNGGAISSANTSNVAFRGHSAVSFLTNVAIQDGAAIHSTNNVNIVLSELCDVVFESNKAMQHGGALYSTDNVTLIPEGNSRVSFQNNTAMRYGGAICFTQQSLLDFHDNSEVKFINNTAEYGGAIVSLIGSNIKFNESSAVTFNYNTATRGGGAVYCNERCGMSFDGNTSVTFTSNSAEAGGALYCSNCSYTLSEGNSTLKLDHNKAVHGGAVHSHTMSNITIKRNSKVSFSGNTATQNGGCISTHSGCTIMFTENSQVVLMHNTAAQNGAVIYSNNDDRVLLGGATVLLIQNNKALQLGGAIYLFKNSSIMFDQNCDVVFHNNTAIQQGGAIYLYDNAKLISMDHSNITFHTNSAHQHGGAIYIFDNSVVRFNGNSHISFTNNRALQLGGAVYLADNTSMTFNCHTNVSFNNNTAVQNGGALYLISQSTISFKGYSAVVFSNNRATLSGGAIYSVEKCSITIDEYCNTIFSNNTCNLQGGGMYLHDRTNLIVTEYSKVTFHDNIATRGGGGIYSFDHSITVIEDYSNVTFLNNKAEQHGGAIHCDRHSDIYLEENISVIFTCNTAERGGAISIIQSSITFNSSVSTIFEMNSAENGGAISIQQSTLTFSEKLMFISNTARGNGGAIHLSNNYTARFNNDSNISFFYNTANRYGGAIYSELLQSDENKLIFNTEKIDFNSSNALTGADVYIDIPTSCNETCLNNSIVGINKRSLLNSSLNDHITTPLSKLEFYGIKCVDNHTNTSCHIYMIKNIMLGHEIIIDACVQDFYDRPADATQFVVSGNNHNHSINGSQVLVSCTTFQGISVIGKRISNATNFSIGITSNHGSKSNLQTISVELITQLSPCHPGFHYDNNTQTCLCYNDSNIVSCSGGTSSIKRGYWFGEVNDKATVAICPNSYCNFTCCETANGFFKLSPDRANQCNSHRSGTACGNCKEGYTLSFDSIKCVSIFTCTTEQTVLVVTLSILYWVVIVTSVFIVTYYHVGIGYLYAITYYYSMVDVLLSERLYSSQGLFTFINVMSSIAKVTPQFLGQLCLVTDMSGIDQQFIHYVHPLAVAIIIVVICQSARISYKFSSFVSKGIIHVISFLLLLSYTSVATTLLLLLRSLTLDNVDKVYTYLSPDIEYFHGHHLPYVIIAIVCSLIIVMGLPLLLLLEPFFNHKINFTRIKPFLDQFQGCYKDKYRSFAAYYMICRLVIILIIIANPSNNNTTQYLLIIANSTLALIHLMLKPYGSNILNLFDGFVLQLMIVVSMVPLIDSYDPDLLLSFMFVLVILPLIPFLLMEIYLYKRKIKKITKYFVPPKPDTTNDNNEVPMREEFVESVIDDSRRVNATICEIRESEIDDVTHYRESFMEVMDEIED